A window of the Henckelia pumila isolate YLH828 chromosome 3, ASM3356847v2, whole genome shotgun sequence genome harbors these coding sequences:
- the LOC140891147 gene encoding probable sugar phosphate/phosphate translocator At5g25400, with the protein MGKGGALSEGVVRKIVLSYTYVAIWIFLSFTVIVYNKYILDRKMYNWPYPISLTMIHMSFCSSLAYLLVRVFKAVEPVTMSWDLYLRSVVPIGLLYSLSLWLSNSAYIYLSVSFIQMLKALMPVAVYSISVLFKKEGFKSETMANMVSISVGVAIAAFGEAKFDSWGVMLQLGAVAFEATRLVMIQILLTSKGITLNPITSLYYVAPCCLAFLFVPWVLVEFPALKENSSFRFDYAIFASNSFCAFALNLAVFLLVGKTSALTMNVAGVVKDWLLIAFSWSVIKDTVTPINLFGYGLAFLGVAYYNHSKLQAMKAKEAQKKVQQTDEEAGRLLEERGGENSSDSKRDVPED; encoded by the coding sequence ATGGGGAAAGGCGGAGCTTTGAGCGAAGGCGTGGTGAGGAAGATCGTGCTTTCGTATACATATGTGGCGATATGGATCTTCCTGTCTTTCACTGTCATCGTCTACAACAAGTACATTCTGGATCGAAAGATGTACAATTGGCCTTACCCCATCTCGCTAACCATGATTCACATGTCCTTCTGTTCCTCTCTCGCGTATTTGCTGGTCCGGGTTTTCAAGGCGGTGGAGCCAGTCACCATGTCTTGGGATCTTTACCTCAGATCTGTGGTCCCGATTGGACTTTTGTACTCTCTTTCACTCTGGCTTTCGAATTCTGCTTATATTTATCTGTCTGTGTCGTTTATTCAAATGCTTAAGGCGCTGATGCCTGTGGCTGTGTATTCGATTAGTGTTTTGTTTAAAAAGGAGGGGTTTAAGTCGGAGACGATGGCGAATATGGTTTCGATCTCGGTTGGGGTGGCGATTGCTGCTTTTGGCGAGGCCAAGTTTGATTCTTGGGGGGTTATGCTTCAATTGGGTGCTGTTGCTTTTGAGGCCACTAGGCTTGTTATGATTCAGATCTTGCTTACTTCTAAAGGGATCACTCTTAATCCCATTACTTCTCTTTATTATGTGGCGCCGTGTTGCTTGGCCTTCTTGTTTGTTCCATGGGTTCTTGTTGAGTTCCCGGCATTGAAGGAGAATTCGAGCTTCCGTTTTGATTATGCGATTTTTGCGTCCAATTCGTTCTGTGCTTTTGCCCTGAATCTTGCTGTGTTCTTACTTGTTGGAAAGACATCTGCTTTGACCATGAATGTGGCCGGTGTGGTGAAGGATTGGCTCTTGATTGCTTTCTCTTGGTCGGTGATTAAGGATACCGTGACTCCCATAAATCTGTTTGGTTATGGATTGGCTTTCTTGGGGGTTGCGTATTACAACCACTCGAAATTGCAGGCCATGAAGGCGAAGGAAGCGCAGAAGAAGGTGCAACAGACTGATGAGGAGGCTGGAAGGTTACTTGAGGAAAGGGGAGGTGAGAATAGCAGTGATTCGAAGAGGGACGTGCCTGAGGATTGA
- the LOC140892818 gene encoding protein NRT1/ PTR FAMILY 6.2-like encodes MVQLASDDAVDYKGHPADRSTTGGWVSAASILVVELCERLSSMAIGVNLVTYIHGTMHLPSATASTIVTNWGGFSFLLSIFGGILADTFLGRYWTIAIFANIHALGSGLLAFSTVLPSLRPPPCNPTLSSDCIEANGTQMAVFYIAAYTVALGLGGIKCSVSGFGADQFDQKDENEKAQMVHFFNRFYFFISFGTLLAVSVFVYIQDKVARVWGYGSITVLMWLAIVTFLSRTRRYRYKKCVGSPVVQTMQVVVAAIRKRNLKFPSNIQQLYHTNSEDTRNSQNARFSFLDKASIIDETDTANVESGIQNSWRLCSVEKVEEIKMMSRLLPIWATTIMLWTVHAQMITYSVLQAGTLRRSIGSFQIPPGSFNVFFIGAILLSLGIYDRLVIYVFKKQSGKKGLTNLQKIGFGLFFSVLAMGVAALVEIRRLKVIKSTNGVVLTLPMSAFFLVPQFALAGVAEGFVYTGQLDFFLSESPKGMKSISTSLFLTTIAFGFFVSTIMVSVIRNVTEDKHNWLPPDVNRGRLDFFYGFISLLCAINLVLFICCARWFIRKKAQISN; translated from the exons ATGGTGCAATTAGCTTCTGATGATGCTGTGGATTACAAGGGTCATCCCGCTGACAGGTCCACCACCGGCGGCTGGGTTTCTGCGGCGTCCATTCTCG TGGTGGAGCTCTGCGAAAGGCTGTCGTCGATGGCGATCGGGGTGAACCTTGTGACTTACATCCACGGGACCATGCATCTGCCTAGTGCCACTGCTTCCACCATAGTCACAAATTGGGGtggcttttcttttcttttgagcATTTTTGGAGGCATACTTGCGGACACTTTCTTAGGAAGATATTGGACTATTGCAATCTTTGCAAATATTCATGCATTG GGTTCCGGGCTGTTGGCGTTTTCAACGGTTCTGCCCAGCTTACGCCCGCCTCCATGTAATCCTACTCTGTCAAGCGATTGCATAGAAGCTAATGGTACGCAAATGGCGGTTTTCTACATAGCTGCGTATACCGTCGCCTTGGGACTAGGTGGTATCAAATGTAGTGTTTCTGGCTTCGGGGCGGATCAGTTTGACCAAAAGGATGAGAACGAGAAAGCTCAAATGGTACACTTTTTCAATAGGTTCTACTTTTTCATCAGTTTTGGGACACTCCTTGCGGTTTCGGTGTTTGTTTATATACAAGACAAAGTGGCTCGAGTATGGGGTTATGGAAGTATCACGGTTTTGATGTGGCTCGCCATTGTCACTTTTCTATCAAGAACTCGAAGATATCGTTACAAAAAATGCGTTGGGAGCCCTGTTGTTCAAACTATGCAAGTAGTGGTAGCTGCTATAAGGAAAAGAAACCTGAAATTTCCCTCCAACATACAACAATTGTACCATACTAACTCAGAGGACACGAGAAATTCTCAAAATGCTCGTTTCAG TTTCTTGGATAAGGCGTCCATCATAGATGAAACTGACACCGCAAATGTCGAATCTGGTATTCAGAATTCATGGAGACTCTGCTCCGTCGAAAAGGTGGAGGAAATTAAAATGATGAGCCGGCTGCTACCAATTTGGGCAACGACGATTATGCTTTGGACCGTACACGCACAGATGATCACTTATTCTGTGCTACAAGCAGGCACATTGAGAAGGTCTATCGGTTCATTTCAAATCCCACCAGGCTCATTCAATGTCTTCTTCATTGGAGCCATATTGCTGTCCCTCGGAATTTATGATCGTTTGGTAATCTATGTGTTCAAAAAGCAGTCAGGCAAGAAAG GTTTAACAAATCTCCAAAAAATCGGTTTCGGTCTCTTCTTTTCCGTTTTAGCAATGGGGGTGGCAGCACTAGTCGAGATTCGAAGATTGAAGGTCATAAAATCTACAAACGGCGTTGTTTTAACCCTACCGATGAGTGCGTTCTTCTTGGTGCCACAGTTTGCTCTAGCCGGAGTTGCGGAAGGATTCGTATACACAGGACAGCTCGACTTTTTCTTGTCCGAGTCGCCAAAAGGGATGAAATCAATTAGCACGAGCCTGTTTCTTACGACAATAGCTTTCGGGTTTTTCGTGAGCACTATAATGGTTTCAGTCATAAGGAATGTGACTGAAGATAAGCATAATTGGCTTCCGCCAGATGTTAACAGGGGTAGATTGGATTTTTTTTACGGGTTCATATCATTGCTTTGCGCTATCAATCTTGTGCTCTTTATCTGCTGTGCTAGATGGTTTATAAGGAAGAAAGCGCAGATTTCGAATTGA